The Planktothrix sp. FACHB-1365 genome has a segment encoding these proteins:
- a CDS encoding glycosyltransferase family 2 protein produces MKFSIVITTYNRITLLKRAIDSALNQTVPCEVVVVDDYSTDGTEEYVQKLSASLKTKEDYRLVYHRNPTNQGHSATMNAGVAVASGEWIKPVDDDDYLATDCIEEMIQAISAYQIHKSQTSTSQVVICSCQAAQVDPYEKELSRTRIIGPGKVFYIPQEDIHYGMLLEQIPFGTPIQVAYRRDAFIQSGGWDSSLDANCDDIDSWIRIAQFGDAIFINKCLAYRTIWPGAYNQQISLEKRLDTNILIKEKLYHLVQRDYKIYLPSLQDIRNYLKLHWSIVALKKAKIVNAFSLSSTSILSPKAWKLLLSSILNRKQQWLKIKQLLMLNKETKPLIKKIILIE; encoded by the coding sequence ATGAAATTTAGCATCGTGATTACAACCTATAATCGAATAACTTTACTAAAACGGGCAATTGATTCTGCCTTAAATCAAACTGTGCCTTGTGAAGTGGTTGTTGTTGATGATTATTCGACGGATGGTACTGAAGAGTATGTTCAAAAATTATCTGCATCCTTAAAAACAAAAGAGGATTATCGGCTGGTTTACCATCGTAACCCCACTAATCAAGGTCATTCAGCCACGATGAACGCAGGAGTTGCTGTAGCGTCTGGAGAGTGGATTAAACCCGTAGATGATGATGATTATTTAGCAACAGATTGTATTGAAGAAATGATTCAGGCAATTAGTGCCTATCAAATTCATAAAAGTCAAACTTCCACATCCCAAGTTGTGATTTGTTCCTGTCAAGCTGCCCAAGTTGATCCCTATGAAAAAGAACTCAGTCGAACTCGAATTATTGGCCCTGGAAAAGTATTTTATATTCCCCAAGAAGACATTCATTATGGAATGCTTCTCGAACAAATTCCCTTTGGAACACCCATTCAAGTCGCCTATCGTAGAGACGCATTTATTCAGTCCGGGGGTTGGGATTCCAGTTTAGATGCTAACTGTGATGATATTGATTCGTGGATTAGAATTGCTCAATTTGGCGATGCAATTTTTATTAATAAATGTTTAGCTTATCGAACAATATGGCCCGGAGCTTATAATCAACAGATTTCTTTGGAAAAACGACTTGATACTAATATTTTAATTAAAGAAAAACTCTATCACCTGGTTCAGAGAGACTATAAAATCTATCTTCCTAGCCTTCAAGATATCCGTAATTATCTCAAATTACATTGGAGTATTGTCGCTCTCAAAAAAGCTAAAATAGTAAATGCTTTTTCTTTATCCTCAACCTCTATTTTGTCTCCCAAAGCTTGGAAATTGTTACTGTCTTCCATTTTAAATCGAAAACAGCAATGGTTAAAAATCAAACAATTATTGATGCTCAACAAAGAAACAAAACCTTTAATCAAAAAAATAATTTTAATTGAATAA
- a CDS encoding carotenoid oxygenase family protein, with protein MQNLISTSLNPSDSLSYDLQAWQKGYLSQPNEYDYWIDDIEGEIPPELEGTLYRNGPGLLEINGQAFRHPFDGDGMISAIRFTKGRAHYCNRFVRTQGYVEEQKAGKILYRGVFGTQKPGGWLANFMDLRIKNIANTQVIYWAGKLLALWEAAQPYRLDPHTLETIGIDDLDGILEPGDGFAAHVRIDPNCEKNGGEPCLVNFSIKPKLSTLITIYEISTQGKLLKKQVHSVPGFAFIHDFAMTPNYCIFFQNPVKFNPIPYLLGFSGAGECIKFEPKEPTKIIVIPRNSGKIKYFETSSGFVFHHANAYEDQDRIIVDSICYESLPEVRPNDDYRETDFSRLDPGQLWRFSLDLTTEKVERERIESRCCEFPALHPNLMGRPYRYLYLGAAHSPQGNAPLQAILKLDLNTQQRQLWSAAPEGFVSEPVFVPRKNAIAEDDGWLLTVVYDSHHHRSDIVILDGRDLTQGAIARLHLKHHIPYGLHGTFVTP; from the coding sequence ATGCAGAATCTGATTTCTACCTCTTTAAATCCCTCTGACTCCTTATCCTACGATCTCCAAGCTTGGCAAAAAGGTTATCTGTCTCAACCGAATGAATATGATTACTGGATTGATGATATTGAGGGAGAAATTCCTCCCGAATTAGAAGGAACCCTTTATCGTAATGGCCCCGGTTTATTAGAGATTAATGGACAAGCTTTTCGTCATCCTTTTGATGGGGATGGCATGATATCTGCGATTCGTTTTACAAAGGGTCGCGCCCATTATTGTAATCGATTTGTGCGAACCCAAGGTTATGTAGAAGAACAAAAGGCTGGAAAAATTCTCTATCGGGGTGTTTTTGGAACTCAAAAACCGGGGGGCTGGTTGGCAAATTTTATGGATTTACGAATTAAAAATATTGCCAATACTCAAGTTATTTATTGGGCGGGAAAACTCTTAGCGTTGTGGGAAGCAGCTCAACCGTATCGACTTGATCCGCATACCTTAGAAACTATAGGAATTGATGATTTAGATGGGATTTTAGAACCCGGAGATGGGTTTGCGGCTCATGTTCGGATTGATCCAAATTGTGAAAAAAATGGCGGTGAACCGTGTTTAGTCAATTTTTCAATTAAACCAAAATTATCCACCCTCATTACAATTTATGAAATTTCTACTCAAGGAAAGTTACTGAAAAAACAGGTTCATTCCGTTCCAGGATTTGCCTTTATTCACGATTTTGCCATGACTCCAAATTATTGTATTTTCTTCCAAAATCCAGTAAAATTTAATCCCATTCCCTATTTATTGGGATTCTCAGGAGCAGGGGAATGTATTAAATTTGAACCCAAAGAACCGACTAAAATTATTGTGATTCCCCGTAATTCGGGCAAAATTAAATATTTTGAAACCTCATCGGGTTTTGTATTCCATCACGCCAATGCTTATGAAGATCAAGATAGAATTATTGTAGATTCTATCTGTTATGAATCCCTCCCCGAAGTTCGCCCCAATGACGATTATCGAGAAACGGATTTTTCTCGTTTAGATCCGGGACAACTCTGGCGTTTTTCTTTAGATTTAACTACTGAAAAAGTAGAGAGGGAGAGAATTGAATCTCGCTGTTGTGAATTTCCAGCTTTACATCCGAATTTAATGGGTAGACCTTACCGTTATTTATATTTAGGAGCCGCCCATTCTCCTCAAGGAAATGCACCATTACAAGCAATTCTCAAACTAGATTTAAACACCCAGCAGCGTCAATTGTGGAGCGCTGCACCGGAAGGATTTGTGAGTGAACCTGTATTTGTTCCGCGTAAAAATGCGATCGCAGAAGATGATGGATGGCTATTAACGGTGGTCTATGATTCCCATCACCATCGTTCAGATATTGTGATTTTGGATGGTCGAGACTTGACTCAAGGAGCGATCGCCCGATTACACTTAAAACATCATATCCCTTACGGTTTACACGGCACTTTTGTAACCCCTTAA
- a CDS encoding folate/biopterin family MFS transporter, whose amino-acid sequence MLMASTSIEKLQQFFQKTLFFDNEPTPELIAILLVYFVQGILGLARLAVSFFLKDELAMSPVEVSVLLGIVPLPWVIKPLFGFISDGLPIFGYRRRPYLILSGLLGASSWVALATIVHTPWAAAGVIILSSLSVAISDVIVDSLVVERARHESISHIGSLQSACWGSMAIGGLITAYLSGFLLEKFNPQTIFLMTATFPLIVSLVTGLITEEVIPENLNGKRIKSQLKNLRQAITQKSIWLPTAFIFVLQSTPTADAAFFFFTTNELGFQPEFLGRVRLVTSFASLVGVWLFQRFLKSVSFRNIFFWSTLISTVLGMTMLLLVTHTNRALGIDDHWFSLGDSLILAVMGQIAYMPVLVLSARLCPPGVEATLFALLMSVSNSAVLISYELGALLTHWFGITETNFNQLWLLVIVTNLSTLLPLLFIHWLPDNNAEMEPLSLNLAPSEREQLTVNL is encoded by the coding sequence ATCCTGATGGCTTCAACAAGCATCGAGAAACTCCAGCAATTCTTTCAGAAGACCCTATTTTTTGACAATGAGCCCACCCCAGAACTGATCGCCATTTTACTGGTGTACTTTGTCCAAGGAATCTTAGGACTGGCTCGTTTAGCAGTGAGTTTTTTCCTCAAGGATGAATTGGCGATGAGTCCAGTGGAAGTCTCGGTTTTACTGGGAATTGTCCCCCTGCCTTGGGTTATAAAACCTTTATTTGGGTTTATTTCCGACGGTTTACCCATTTTTGGCTATCGTCGTCGCCCCTATTTAATTCTATCGGGACTATTAGGAGCCTCATCCTGGGTTGCCCTAGCTACAATTGTGCATACTCCCTGGGCGGCTGCGGGTGTAATTATATTGAGTTCCCTTTCTGTAGCAATTAGCGATGTGATTGTTGATTCTTTGGTTGTGGAACGAGCACGTCATGAATCTATCAGTCATATCGGGTCTTTACAATCAGCCTGTTGGGGATCAATGGCAATAGGAGGATTAATTACAGCTTATTTAAGCGGTTTTCTGTTAGAAAAATTTAACCCCCAAACGATATTTCTCATGACCGCTACTTTTCCCTTAATTGTTTCCTTAGTCACCGGATTGATTACAGAAGAAGTGATACCGGAAAACTTGAACGGGAAAAGAATCAAATCTCAACTCAAAAATTTGCGTCAAGCCATAACACAAAAATCGATTTGGTTGCCTACAGCCTTTATTTTTGTTTTGCAATCAACACCAACGGCTGATGCTGCTTTTTTCTTTTTTACGACGAATGAATTAGGATTTCAACCGGAATTTTTAGGGCGAGTTCGTTTAGTGACCAGTTTTGCTTCTTTGGTGGGAGTTTGGCTATTTCAACGCTTTCTTAAGTCGGTTTCCTTTCGGAATATCTTCTTCTGGTCAACCCTGATCTCAACGGTATTGGGAATGACCATGTTGTTATTAGTGACCCATACCAATCGTGCCCTAGGGATTGATGATCATTGGTTTAGTTTAGGAGATAGTTTGATTTTGGCAGTTATGGGACAAATTGCCTATATGCCTGTTTTAGTATTATCAGCCCGTTTATGTCCCCCTGGGGTAGAAGCCACGTTATTTGCCTTATTAATGTCTGTTTCCAATTCAGCCGTATTAATTTCTTATGAATTGGGGGCTTTACTAACTCATTGGTTTGGAATTACTGAAACCAACTTTAACCAATTATGGCTCTTGGTAATTGTAACCAATCTTAGCACCTTATTACCGCTTCTTTTTATTCATTGGTTGCCCGATAATAATGCAGAAATGGAACCTTTAAGTCTTAACCTTGCCCCCTCTGAACGGGAACAATTAACTGTCAACCTTTAA